One genomic region from Nostoc sphaeroides encodes:
- a CDS encoding ubiquitin-like small modifier protein 1, with amino-acid sequence MAVTVLVPTTLQNLTNNQASLESNGNTIAELLDSLEQSFPGIKSRLCDEEGKLRRFVNFYVDSEDIRYLDGINTALKDGDEVSIVPAVAGG; translated from the coding sequence ATGGCTGTAACAGTTTTAGTTCCGACGACTCTTCAGAATTTGACTAATAACCAAGCTAGTCTAGAATCCAACGGTAACACCATTGCTGAATTGTTGGACTCCTTAGAACAAAGCTTTCCTGGGATTAAATCGCGGTTGTGCGATGAAGAAGGGAAGCTACGCCGATTTGTAAATTTTTATGTCGATAGCGAAGATATCCGCTATTTAGATGGTATTAATACAGCATTGAAAGATGGCGATGAAGTAAGTATTGTCCCAGCTGTCGCCGGTGGTTAA